From Sphingobacterium bambusae:
GCAGCACGGAACCGTGGAGTTACCCAACGCATAGGTTTCCATCCGGCACTTGCCGAAATGATTCCCGCAGCGCTGGCTTTCGCTGATGGTTCTGGTGCAAAGAATTTTTCGGCTCTTCCCGCTGCAGTTGCCGATGGCGCACCATTTTTTCGGTTGACCCCGTTCTTGCAAATTTTTGATAAAGTGAAGGGTAAAAATGGAGAATCGGGATGGGACTTCATGCCTTACATTTACTCACGCTCTAGAAATGAGGATATTACCCTTGCGTTGGACCAAGCAAAAAAAGATTATTTCTACAGACAGCTATGTCATTTCGCTGGTCGGGATTACCAACGCTTTTTTACGGCTTGGGGTATTGCCATATCGGGTTCTGCCAAACGTGAAATACGAAACCTTTATCCGCCGATGGAAACAGCTGTTTGGCAATATAATCCATTGACTTTCTCGGGTGGTGATGGCGCTGTTGCTCCGAAATATGATCTTCCAGGAGGTACATTTGAATTTACGTCTAATGCAGCGACGGCGGCAGGTGAAAGTATTGGATCCTTTGCCGCTTTGATTGATGGCAATCCTTCAACCTATTGGCATACTTGCTACAATGGATGTTCACCTGCTACAACCCTACCTGTTAACATTTATATGGACATGAAGGATGTGACTGCTTTTAAAGGCTTTTACATACAAAACAGACAGGGAAATACTTACCAACCTCGGGTTAATGTATACATAAGCAACGATAGGTCGAATTGGACAAAAATGGGAGAGTATGAGCTGGCAAAGAGCAGCGAATCTGCTGCGCAGCGTAATGTACGACGGGAGTTTGCATTCCCGAACATAGTGGAGTCTCGCTATGTCCGCTTTGAATTTGCACAGACAAATCTAGGTGGAGAGGTGCATGTCGCCTTGGCTGAGCTTGGGGTGTTTTACGATATTTAAAGCGAAGGATTATGAAAATAAAAATCTTAAATAAACCGTGTTTGATGGTTATGCTCATGTTAGTCTTGGGGCATGTAGCTTGCACAAAATATGAAAATCCGCCCGCGATTTTTGAAGAACAGGAGGATGGACGAGCTATGGAGATGCGGAGAAAAGTCCTCTTTATCTCGGTGGATGGTGCGGTAGGAACGGTCGTAAAAGAGGTGATGCCGACGAATATTGAGGCAATGCTGGCGACTAGTAAGTATACTTTCGATGCGTTGGCAGATGAGAATACTGGCGACGCTGCCAGTTGGATGACGATGATGAGTGGCGTCTCTTCTAGCGCGCATCATATTGAGGATGATTCCTTCATCCCAAAGCCGGACGAGAATGACCATCATGCCAATACTGCAGGTTATCCATCAATGCTATATCGCATGGCTACGTTGGCTCCTAGCTTGCGCACTTATGCCGTTGCTCGCAATGCTGGGATTAGTGATCGGTTATTGGTTAGTGCGAACGAAAGCCATCAAGCAACTTCCGACGAAGAGGTAAAAGATTTGGCTGTTGGGCTTCTGGATACTAAAATTTCCGATGTCTTGATCCTACAGTTTACCGATGTGCTGGAGGCGGGAAAAATAGGTGGTTTTTCTGCCGACAACAGTGGTTATGTAGATGCCTTAAATCGAGTGGATGGCTATATTGGAGAGATTTTGGCGGCAATGAAAGCTCGTGAAAATTTTGAATTTGAAGATTGGTTGGTTGTCATTACGTCGAACCATGGAGGGATAGAAAATTCCTATGGTGGAGATAGTGCGGAAGAGCGCAATATATTTGCAGTTTTTCAAAATCCTAGGTTTAGAAGCTTGGAGCTCGTTGCGGACAAGATGGAAGCTTTGCGTTTCTTTGGCTTTTTCGACCCTCTTCAACCGAGCTATGCTTACTATGGGGCATCTGCTTTTCGAGGTCGAAATAATCCTGTTGATAACGACGCTGAAAAGGTTTATAACGCGGCCTATACGGGAGAATTAACCGTAGAGGCGAAGATTAAAATGAATGCCGTACAGGGAGGTTATGCATATGCACTCAATACGCCGTTTTTAGGCAAGAATGCGCAGCGGACGGGTCAAACACCCGGTTGGGCATTTTTTAAGAGTGGCGCGGGACTAACTTTTTATGCCGCTGATGGGGCAACGAAGATCGAAAGTGGAATGGGGACAGTATCCTCTGCCGGAGAATGGGCGCATATTACCGCTGTTTTGCTGAAAGTGAACAATGTTCCTACTGCAAAGCTTTATGTCAATGGTGCGTTGGTGGCTTCTCCTTCAAATGAAAGCCTGAACATGGCTAACCTTGCTTCTTCCACGGGATTGACTTTTGGGTATTTTCCCTACATTTTTAGTGGACTGCCGATAGATATGCAGATGTG
This genomic window contains:
- a CDS encoding LamG-like jellyroll fold domain-containing protein, translated to MLMLVLGHVACTKYENPPAIFEEQEDGRAMEMRRKVLFISVDGAVGTVVKEVMPTNIEAMLATSKYTFDALADENTGDAASWMTMMSGVSSSAHHIEDDSFIPKPDENDHHANTAGYPSMLYRMATLAPSLRTYAVARNAGISDRLLVSANESHQATSDEEVKDLAVGLLDTKISDVLILQFTDVLEAGKIGGFSADNSGYVDALNRVDGYIGEILAAMKARENFEFEDWLVVITSNHGGIENSYGGDSAEERNIFAVFQNPRFRSLELVADKMEALRFFGFFDPLQPSYAYYGASAFRGRNNPVDNDAEKVYNAAYTGELTVEAKIKMNAVQGGYAYALNTPFLGKNAQRTGQTPGWAFFKSGAGLTFYAADGATKIESGMGTVSSAGEWAHITAVLLKVNNVPTAKLYVNGALVASPSNESLNMANLASSTGLTFGYFPYIFSGLPIDMQMCDVHIWNKALSDSEVAENANRIGLPATALQDSRLVGYWPMDELVNSKFENRVSGKPAVAAQGVTRKIISANDMPFADPNAVLFQSTDVFTQIFYWMQLQTQDTWNLEGQVFLGRFESEFLVD